The nucleotide window TAGaaacatttacatcacactgtcCTATTACAATTTTAGGAAGAAAGCAcatcaatgaataaaaaataatgagtatCTCAGAGGTTCGTGCTTCTCGTTTTTCCGGCCTCGCCACCTGGTCCCACCCGGCTGCCCGCACGCATTTGGCATCCTGCAGACGCCCGAGGGTGCTCGGGCTGGGAGACTGAGACCCCGGGATGCGCAGCGGCGTTCGCGGCGGCACCTGCAGAGATGGTTGGGACCAAGGCGCGTAAGAACGCGCAACCGAGCCCTGCGCGGACTGGGCTCGAGGAGGAATGCGCAGCTCAGCTCAGGAGACTGGGAGACAAACTGAATTTCCGGCAGAAACTTCTGAATCTGATAAACAAATTCTGCTCAGGAACctgactgcaacaaaaacttgTGCATAAGGGGACTCCTTCGAAGGGGAAGTTTCCCACAATACGTGCAAGTGGTACAAATTTCATCAATTCGAAGAGGGGTCTCATTGTAATTGAGAGGAGTGAGAAGGAGCATTCACTCGCTTGTGGATGCCCTTGAGAAGTGAAGATGAAACACCTCAGAAGAATTTTTGTTGGGTTTTTCGTATGTCATTTTTGGGGATGTGAGAACATTGTG belongs to Nycticebus coucang isolate mNycCou1 chromosome 9, mNycCou1.pri, whole genome shotgun sequence and includes:
- the LOC128594846 gene encoding phorbol-12-myristate-13-acetate-induced protein 1-like; amino-acid sequence: MVGTKARKNAQPSPARTGLEEECAAQLRRLGDKLNFRQKLLNLINKFCSGT